Within Sporosarcina sp. PTS2304, the genomic segment ACGTAAAGTGGATCACAGTTACAAGTCCTGAAGAGGGCGCGAAAGAAGTATATAAGGTAATTGAGGAAGAGTTGCAAAACAATAGATTGCACGTCCTGGGGCTAGCGACAGGCAGCACAATGATCCCGGTATATCAAGAATGGATTCATTCAAATCTGGACTTTTCAGAAGTCACAGCATTCAATTTGGATGAATATGTAGGCATAGGTGCCGATAATCCGAATAGCTATGCCTATTTTATGAAACAACACTTATTCAGCAAGAAACCTTTCAAAGAAACCCATATTCCGAATGGGATGGCAGAAGATTTGGATAAAGAGTGCGAGGAGTATGAGCAACAGTTAAATGCTCATCCATTAGACATTCAGTTACTAGGGGTAGGGGAGAATGGTCATATCGCCTTCAATGAACCTGGAACATCTTTTGATTCTGTCACACATGTAGCGACACTTACGGATTCTACATTAGACGTCAACAGTCAGTACTTCGAAAATGATGAAAAGATTCCAAACATTGCATTGACGATGGGGATCTCTTCTATTAATAAGGCAGGTAAATTAATCATGGTGGCGTTTGGCGAAAAGAAGCGTGCCGCGATGGAAAAATTAAAAGCTGGAGAAGTCACAGCGGAGTGGCCGATCACAAAGTTATTACTTCATAATGACGTACTTGTGATTACTGATTTACAAATCGATTAATAGATTGTATTTGAAACAAGCGATGATTTACTCGTCGCTTGTTTTTTGTCATAAAAAGGATAATAACTTGTAATAAAACATCTATTCTTGTCACCCATTTGTTACATAACTGTAATGCAACAGATAATTTAACAATGCTAAAGTAGTTATAGAAAGTCTTACAAAATACTTACATCGTAAGAAAATTGGAGGATATCATGAATCTAGTAAAGAAAACTATTTCAGTATTAGCTATGTCTGTTTTATTATTTGTAGCACCATTTACAGGACAAGCAGAGGCTTCGAGCAAATCTGCAAGCATTTCTAAAACCGCCACAAGTCTAACGGGGATTAAATATCGCTATGGCGGAACCACGAGAGCGGGCTTTGATTGTTCGGGTTATGTAGGCTACGTATTTAAACAAAATGGTTTGAAAGTCGCGCGTTCTTCCCGAGCTATGTATGCGTCGGGTCGTGCAGTGAATAAGTCTAATTTACGTTCAGGGGATCTCGTATTC encodes:
- a CDS encoding glucosamine-6-phosphate deaminase — translated: MENVKWITVTSPEEGAKEVYKVIEEELQNNRLHVLGLATGSTMIPVYQEWIHSNLDFSEVTAFNLDEYVGIGADNPNSYAYFMKQHLFSKKPFKETHIPNGMAEDLDKECEEYEQQLNAHPLDIQLLGVGENGHIAFNEPGTSFDSVTHVATLTDSTLDVNSQYFENDEKIPNIALTMGISSINKAGKLIMVAFGEKKRAAMEKLKAGEVTAEWPITKLLLHNDVLVITDLQID
- a CDS encoding C40 family peptidase, translated to MNLVKKTISVLAMSVLLFVAPFTGQAEASSKSASISKTATSLTGIKYRYGGTTRAGFDCSGYVGYVFKQNGLKVARSSRAMYASGRAVNKSNLRSGDLVFFNTTGRGVSHVGIYIGNGKFAHASTTKGVRVDRLNDPYYWSKRYIGAKRVAGV